Genomic window (Vulpes lagopus strain Blue_001 chromosome 6, ASM1834538v1, whole genome shotgun sequence):
TCAGATTCAGTAGATTTCAGGCAGGgcctaagaatctgcatttctaacaaggtccCAGGTAATGCTAATGCTGTTGGTGTAGGGTCCAAATTTTGCAAACCACCGTTTTAGAGAATGTAAGGGTTTATCACATTTTCCCCCTTTAGAGGCTATGCTCAGAAACTTGGGATGCAGCTTTCCTGAGCAGGTGGGACCTTTTCTGTTCCTGAATCTCCCAGCCAGATACCAGGAGCTGCATCAGTGGTGACTCCCTGGCTGGTAGTAGTTTAGACCCAGAACATACTACATTCCAGAGGACTGAGGAAGGCTGCCAGGAGGGCAAGGAACCAGTGGCTCTCCACCCTCCTGGCCCCATGTGTGAACCAGTAATGGTCCTAAGGTCTAGGCCCTTGAAAACAAGATGACATGCTGCCTCCTGGACCCATATCCTAGCTCCTCAGAGAAACTGTATCAGAATTACCCGTGCTGTTTAGATTCATGGGCCCAACCTCAGTAATCCTCGCAGTCAACCGGTGAATGCGCACTTTAATAAGCTCACTAccttagtggttctcaaagtgtggtcctcagaccagcaACATCATCATCACTACCTACAAACTTGTTAGAAATTTAAATACTGGACAggaccccagacctactgaacctGAAACTTGGGCTAGGCCCagtcactttttttatttttattttttaaagatttttaaaactctatttactcatgagagacacagagaggtgggggtgggcagagacacaggcagagggagaaccaggatccatgcagggagcccgaggtgggactcgatcctgatcctgggtctccaggatcacgccctgggccaaaggcaggcgctaacctgctgagccacccagggatccctctagacCCAGTCGCTTGTATTTTAACAAGCCCCCTCTACCTGACGCTGTTGCACGCTCCAGTTTGAGAACACCTGGTTTGTATTATCCCGCCCCTAGAGTTGAAATCTCCGGATCTGGACTGTTTTTCACTTCGGGTTCTAGATGGCTTTCCTGGCTGCCTGCAGGTGCCAGAAACGTCAGCAGGAAGCACGAGGTCCCCAACAGATGGAGAGTGAACCCTTGTCGAATGCGGTCATTTATATGACGGCGGGTCCCGCTCTTCCGGGCCCTCTGGAGGGTCCTCTGGAGGGAGCCTGGTCCCCTctggggccccgccccgccccgccccgccctgctgGCTGGCGAAGCTCGCGGAGCGGACGCGGCGGGCGGGCGTCTCGGGGGCCCTGGGTCGGCGGCACGCCCCGCGCTCCTGCGTAAACACCGTTCCCCGGGCAACGCCTGGACGCCACGTCAGAGCACCGCCGGGTCCCCGGCGCCCGCCGAGCCCGACTCCCGGCAGAGGCCTGCGGCCCGAGCCCCAGGCcgagcccccgccgccccccgcgggcTGGCGGCCGCCTCCCCCGGTGCGGGATGaacgccgccgcggccgccgcggggccCCATGGAGGAGCGGCCGCCGCCGGTCCGCCCGCCCGCGGGGATGGCCTTGTCGGGCAGCCCACCCCCCGGCGTCCCCTCCGCGGTCGGCGCACCTGGCGGGACTTCCTCCGCCGCGACGGCTGCCGCCGTGCTCTCCTTGAGCACCGCGGCGCTGGGGAACCAGAGCGACGGGAGCGGGGCCGACAGCACGGGCGCctgggcgggcggcgggggcggcgggggcggcgggccccGGGCGGCGGGGAGGCCCCCGCCGGGCCCCGAGGCGGCGGCGCCGCTGCTGTCGCACGGGGCGGCGGTGGCGGCCCAGGCGCTCGTGCTCCTGCTCATCTTCCTGCTGTCTAGCCTGGGCAACTGCGCGGTGATGGCGGTGATCGTGAAGCACCGGCAGCTCCGCACCGTCACCAACGCCTTCatcctctccctgtccctgtcgGATCTGCTCACGGCGCTGCTCTGCCTGCCCGCCGCCTTCCTGGACCTTTTCACGCCGCCGGGGGGCTCGGCCGCCGCGGGGCCCTGGCGCGGCTTGTGCGCCGCCAGCCGTTTCTTCAGCTCGTGCTTCGGCATCGTTTCCACGCTCAGCGTGGCCCTCGTCTCGCTGGACCGCTACTGCGCCATCGTGCGGCCGCCGCGGGAGAAGCTCGGTCGCCGCCGCGCGCTGCAGCTGCTGGCGGGCGCCTGGCTGGCGGCCCTGGGCTTCTCCCTGCCCTGGGAGCTGCtccgcgcgccccgcgcgccccccgcgccccccgcgccccgcgcgccccccgcggcGCAGAGCTTCCACGGCTGCCTGTACCGGACGTCCCCGGACCCCGCGCAGCTGGGCGCGGCCTACAGCGTGGGGCTGGTGGTGGCCTGCTACCTGCTGCCCTGCCTGCTCATGGGCTTCTGCCACTACCACATCTGCAAGGCGCTGCGCCTGTCGGACGTGCGGGTGCGGCCCCTGACCACGTACGCGCGCGTGCTGCGCTTCTTCCGCGAGGTGCGCACGGCCACCGCCGTGCTCGTCTGCTGCTGGGGGCCCCACTGCTGCCTGGTGCTGCTGGCCGCGGCCCGCCAGGCCCCGGCGGCGCAGGCCCCCTCGCCCCTCCACGTGGCGGCCGTCTGGCTGACCTGGGCCAACGGGGCCATCAACCCTGTCATCTATGCCGTGCGCAACCCCAGCATTGCCGTGCTCCTGGGACGCAGCCGGGAAGAGGGCTACCGGACTGGGAACGCGGCCGCCTTCCTGCCCAGCCAGGGCCCAGCTCTGCGGGCCCGGAGCCGGAATCGCCTTGGAAACCGCGGTGCCAACCGGCTGCGAGCTCGCAGGGGGAGGTCATCTTCCAGCCCTGCCAGCGGGATGGGGGGGGATGTGGCCATGTGGGCGCGAAAGAACCCCGTCCTGCTTTTTTGCAGGGAGGGTCCCCCAGGGCCTGTGGCTGCAGCGGTCGAGCAGCCCAAGTCTGAAGGCGGGGATACCAGCCTCTAAGAAGGCTCGCGATGCGTAGCTGGTGAAGGCAAATTTTCCACCTGCTGCGTTTAATGATGCAGGATTCCGGGGGAGAATCGTGTATTTCATGaagccaaacattaaaaaaaaaaaaaaaaaaaaaagagagagaaagagacaaaggggGAGGCTTTTACCACTTCCCCCAAACAACATAGGAGACAATGTGCCGCCCTTCTTCAAAAGTGCcaaatgtaaaatgcaaacattaaaaCAATATCAAACCACACAACCAAGCATTGTGAACTGTAAGTGCCAAAAACGACAAAAATAGAATTCACAATTACCGCTAAGCTCATATTACAGGTATCACACTgtgaaatgaacaaacaaaaatcattgaATGCCACCAGGATTTGTCTAAATACAGAGTTTCAGGAAAGAATGGAGATCTTCAGGATTACTTGAAGGGCCCTCTAAATCACCAGCATTCAACAAAACTTGAGATTTTAGAACTTGCACCTTTGAGACATGCTTTGGCTGCTTAGGTTAGGAACGAAAAATTCTTTACACACTCTGGTGtacttccctcccaccccatgtCCCTGTAAATCTTTGTGGGAAATTTTATACTCATATcccattttaaaccattttagaattttgaaattgTGTCTTGTTGCCATAAAATCGACCATCTGCAGGGCAAGTAGAAGTATGAACATAAAGAAATGTGGCTGTTGAAAACTGTATACCAAAATTATACCTTACCCTTACTCTCACTTGCTACTTTTGTCTCTAATCATTTTGGAGATGCCGTTCTCAGAGTActttcacattaaaaagaaataacttgcATAGTACAAAATCTTTGCCTTTTGAggtaaattttattcttaaatgcaTCCAAAAATGTAATTTGAAGTCACATTGATTGAATCAGGTGAGTAATGCcacttttatgtatataaaaaatgagAGCTCTGTAAAGTAACAAGATTGGTTTTCCTCTGTGGCTTACCAACCTAAGATGATTACAAAAAACTCTAGAGCTATTTTGAGAAGTGGCTGTATTCTTAGAATAAGCATAGTGCTTTCCATGGGCATTATACCCTCCTACATGTGGAAATTTGggtatatttgtaataaaaaaaatgaatacttgcTTTTATAGACATAATTTGTCTAAAATAATGTGGTTGTTATTAGAAAGGGAGAATAGATGTAGTATATTACATGTAATAGGGTGTTAATAATTTGGGTATGAAGTCAGAAAGAAACTTCAATCAAGCTGGAAATGTTTTCAGAAATGTGCAAAAcaaagatgctttttaaaattcaaaggcaCAATTcaggatttgtgtgtgtgaagTTTCTCACAGTAAATGCCACTATTCACAGAATCAtttactcagaattttaaaagctatttttgttttctccctctttcctttcctttcctttcctccactgTGCCTCTCTTCTCTTCAGCATTTCACGGCCTTACTTGAATAAGTACTTTAAACTAGATATGGATGACATAATGATTTCAATGTGAAATAGCCAcgtttttttccttgtatttaaatattttgatgagtATTTAAACTTTGGTGTAATAAGTGGGTGTATGTCATTATTTTGTAATCAAGGATGGAAATACATGATTCATGTCAGAGctaaagatatttaattttttcccatgcTCAAACATAAGTTTATAAATTATCTGTATATATCTTGCCACACTCAATATAGACAAAGTAGATGAGATCATCTCTCCTCTTTAGcactcattatatatatacagactTAATGCAGCTGAACtaacatttaacaaatatctatAGTATTTGCctattaaagcaaaataattgtGTATTTTTTGGCCTTCTGAGAAAATGGAAGTCATGTCTGGCATTTAGGAAGAAATGATAAAGTCTTCCAGTTAGGAAAGCTATCAGAGAATAGGAATTCAGCGACAATGAGTAAAGTTGGGGATCGTAGGGGAAGGAGGCAAATGTGGTGCAAAATGGGATATTgcctcaaaagaaaaatcaaaggaagatattttaaaataaacatggcatggggatccctgggtggtgcagcggtttagcgcctgcctttggctcagggtgtgatcctggcgacccgggatcgaatcccacgtcgggctcccggtgcatggagccggcttctccctctgcctgtgtctctccctctctctctctgtgactatcgtaaataaataaaaaaaataaataaataaaaataaacatggcaTGGAATAAACTTTCTTGGTGAGTGAAGGGAAAATCTGAGAGATTGCAAGTGACAAGGTGGTGGCATGAGAGATGTTAAGGCAGGAAAGGAAGCCCATCCTAACTCTTGGTAGGTAGTGGTAGGAAGTTTTAAGAAAGGGATGGCTTGAGGAAGAGACCATTCTGCCAGGGGCTGTAAGCGTCATGGTTGGCAAAAatgaaaggggaaagagagaacagTGCCAATAAGGTACTAAAAGAAATTACagtgttgtttgtttatttgaagcCATACAACTAGTCAGTGATAGAACTAGGCCACAGTCTATCCAGACTTGGGAGCCCTGTATTCTCTTCTCTGCCCTCTGTTACTCCCACAAATGTCAGTGGATAGGGAAACTAAGGATGAGAACTTGGGGTACTATTATCTTCAGCAGCAGCAACATCATCACCTTTATTACCATAACGATCATAACCAGCACCACCATCGTCTTCctctccaccaccatcaccatctataattttgatttcctattttatatCAGGCAACTTTCCTGGGTGCTAAGGCTACTTGGAGGTAGAAATCACAGAACCTACTTTAAGAGGGCTTACCGTCTAACTGGGGACCTTGTGCTTTGTAGCATTGGCCCTAATCAAGGACTCTACCTGCAGAGAAGAAAAGGTGTAGCATTTTCAGAGATGGTTCTCAAGGGAGACAGATTTAGAAGTGAAAGATGGGTCAAAGCCAGCAGCCAATTTGGTCCCTTTGTAAATACTTAGAGATAGAAATTAATGCCTTGAataaaagatggagaaagaatgactctcaaaaatgttttaagaatttatttgtttactttttaacagagagggagagagtataaGTGGGGGGgggcaacagagggagagggagaagcaggctccccactgagcagggagcccaatgtggggggtggggggctccatcccaggaccctgggatcatgacctgaaccaaagtcagacgtttaactgactgagccacccaagatgcCCCATGACTCTCAAATTTAAGACTTAGACTTTTCCTCATGCTGACAAAGTGCACAATTACAGTGATTTTGTTCGAAAAGGAGAAGCTATATTAGGATGCATTAAATATTGCATAATACATCAAGGCCAGAATGTAATCCTTCCTGTCATATTCGGCTCCCAGTTTGAATGTTTCATTTGAATGACAATAACAGCAACAAGTCACACTCAGCCTAATACATACATTACCCTATCTGATCCTCAAAGCAACTCTTTAAGAAGGTGCTGTATTATCactagccccattttacagatgagaaaactgaggcacagaggtgcAATGTGATTTGCCTAAGGTTACACAGGAAGTGTGTGCCAGACATAAGATTTGTACCtcgcaccaataaaaaataaatttattaaaaaaacaaaaaggggaaaaaagatttgTACCTTGCAGACTGGCGCCAGAAGTCCTGCCTTAACAACTGCACTGTGCTGTCTGTCTCTCTAATTTGCAAAAGAAAGTGGAAAACCTGGAAAAGAGCCAGAGAAGATAAAGACAATTATCAAAGGGATGGGGAAatagatataataaaatgtaaaggaaagGATTTGATTTAGAGAACACTTGTAtaagaaatgtgattttaaagtatatgaagaaaTTCTGAGCAGTTATTTTCTGATATAATCCCAGCCCTGAATGACCCAATCATCTGTCTTCTCCATTCTTGTTCCGGAGTAGTTGAGCACAACTGGAGGAAAGTCATAGATCAGATCAATTAGTACCCTCTGCACCTAGAATCCATGGCCTCTTTCAGCCCCTCTACCCTCCCAGTAATTTGAAACTTTTTGCTCATCAGCTCACTCTTTCTGCTCACTTTAGTGACCTTTCAAACTTTCTCTGCTCAAACCATAACTGACCCCCCCAAAGATGATCTTTGCTCCTACTTCACCAGGAAAGTAGACACCATCATATTTTAGCCATAAAGCATTATAAACGACATTGCATTTATACCAGTCCTCAGCTCTGTCTTTCCAATAGTAAAGAAACGGGTGCTTTCTCCAGCCTCGGGAATCTCATGCTAGCCTCTCCTCAGTATCCTTAGTCTGGTACCCTTAGTCTTTCCCCCCGAACCAATTCCTTCCCATGAGCCCATAAGCTCTCACTTAAAAGGAAAAACCCCCAAagcctctcttcttcttccttcccttttctctccctcagctCGCTGTCTTCAGCTgaacttgtcaaaaaaaaaaaaaaattgcctgtaCTTTATAGCTGATCTAAATCCTAGTCTATGATTTTAATGGTGCAATAAAGTTGTCATTTTTATGCAGTTCaattttttcctaattctctcttctgctgcATAGCAAATAACTTAAGATGGTGGCACCTAGGTGCTAGAGGCTTATTTAGCACCAAGCATTGATAACCGTCAATCCTCAGTGGTCATCCGTCTGCCCTGGCATCTGCCAATCAGTCTCCAGCCACATCCAAAGTTTGCTACATGGTTATCCCCCACTAAGTCCAGGAGGCTCCAGCTCTAAATGTAGACCACTTTAGAGCTCCTCTTTGAACATGAAAAAATTATTACTCCATCTTGGCATCATGGAGGGCTGTGCCACATCCACAGTGCTAtctctggatcttttttttttttttaatcatttttaaatatttttgattatttggTACTTTTTGGTGCTGTTGGGTCAATAAATCAAAGTGATACACGAAGTATACATTGGGAGTTCCATTTGTGGAATGGCAGTGAGGATCTCTGTGGACCCACACTAGTGAAACAAGTATAATtggtcaaaattatttaaaaagcaaccaTTTGAAGTCCCTGGAAATTGTCGTAACAGCAGACagcaaatgaaaaaacatttattcaagaaaaccTACTGTAATTCAATAAGAAGACCAAGAGCCAGTGGCATCTGAATTATAAACCCACTCGCTCTCCTTGCTCCCAGCCCAGTGTGACAGAAACTCCACTTCAGGCCAGTACAACCAAGGACATGGGGCTCCCTCTTTCCCAGCTCCCCGTTGAGGACTGGTATCTCCCTGGGAGGAACAGGCCATGAGAACTTCTCATTTTTCAGCTACATGTTGCAGAGGCTCAATTCCAGGTGAGTGTAGCCAAGAGGTTATAAATTCTCTTCTTCCACTCAACCTCCACTCCTAGGACAGATGCTTGGTCTCAGGGAAAGCATGCTGGGGATACCGGGGTACTTTTGTCCTCAACTCAGCTCATTTGTAGGATGGAGATTCCATGCTGGGACAGACAAGAAGACCAGAGGCTCCTGCCCACATGCAGTACCTTGCTCCTAAAGCACGGTGTCACTCCAAAAACTGTAGGCCactgtccctgcccccagcctcagAGCTCTGGCTCAGATAATTTGGCCAGGGGTATAGACAGGACTTTAAACAGAGTGCTAAAGCTCTCCCCAAAGCAACTAATTTTATGTGAAACAGAGTATGGGGAAGTGTAAGTCTAAGGGCATTCCCAATACAATGGAGTTTTGGtggcctatatatatatagtaatggaggtaagaattttttaaatagccagTGTATGTTAGTTTAAAGCTTGAGGCTGCCTTCAAACAAGAGATGTGGACATGTGAGTTTGGGGGGTTAACTGTTTCTTTAGAAGAGGCAATAATCACAAGGTTTACAATTACCCAGTTTCTATAGATGCTGTATGGTACACATTTTCATAGATtacaggctttttaaaataattatttttgctattatagcTAAGACTCCACTTGGCATATCAGTTCTTTCTGCTCCTGTAAcaagaataaatgtaaattgaAGAATCTTTGTATAAAAGTAAACTTTACCAAGCTGCTATGGACTAATACTTTGCTTGCCAAAGTTTTTGTcgtctttgtttgtttgtttgtttgtttgtttgtttgtttttttggtccaTGTATGACAGTGTCTAGAAGCACACTTtgaaatcttttgaaaaactTAAGTCATGCATTACCTTTCAAAgcctaatactttattttttattaaagtattataAGCATAGTCACAACTTTTAAATACACTTTGagttttttctctgaaatgtttaaAGTTATTGACGATTTCATTTATAAACACTAAATGCTGTCACCTTCTGTCGTTTAATTTTGTATTCATTCAAATgtgtttgaatatatatatatatatatatatatatatatatatatatatatatatgagaggcTATTAGCTGCATCAGTGAGAGAAATGAGCTAAAACATTCTCCAGCTGGTTTACCAGAGAGAACCAGGGAAAGAAAGAGCTAAGAAAAGCCTTGAATTAcagttgagttttaaaagttctttgttttAGATAACAGTCTTTTatcttttgcaagtatttttcccCCAGTCTATGGCTTATCTTCTCATTATCTTGGCCTTTTcagcataaacaaacaaaccaaccaagcaaccaacaaaaaaacatgaaatttgaCAATTAAGACCATGACAAAAAGAGTCATTCTTATCAATTAGAGTCTTCTCCTCCCCTAAGGGGAACTTTGGAAATTTGTGGGAGCATTTTTGGTGTCACAATGTAACTGGCACTTAGTGAGTGGTGTCTAGGAATGCTAGATGTCTGGCAAATAACATAATACTGTCCAGTGAAGAACCGTCCCTTCATTCCAGACAGATTTCAAATGTCCCACCAGATGCTGAAACAGCTGAAAA
Coding sequences:
- the GPR135 gene encoding G-protein coupled receptor 135; translated protein: MEERPPPVRPPAGMALSGSPPPGVPSAVGAPGGTSSAATAAAVLSLSTAALGNQSDGSGADSTGAWAGGGGGGGGGPRAAGRPPPGPEAAAPLLSHGAAVAAQALVLLLIFLLSSLGNCAVMAVIVKHRQLRTVTNAFILSLSLSDLLTALLCLPAAFLDLFTPPGGSAAAGPWRGLCAASRFFSSCFGIVSTLSVALVSLDRYCAIVRPPREKLGRRRALQLLAGAWLAALGFSLPWELLRAPRAPPAPPAPRAPPAAQSFHGCLYRTSPDPAQLGAAYSVGLVVACYLLPCLLMGFCHYHICKALRLSDVRVRPLTTYARVLRFFREVRTATAVLVCCWGPHCCLVLLAAARQAPAAQAPSPLHVAAVWLTWANGAINPVIYAVRNPSIAVLLGRSREEGYRTGNAAAFLPSQGPALRARSRNRLGNRGANRLRARRGRSSSSPASGMGGDVAMWARKNPVLLFCREGPPGPVAAAVEQPKSEGGDTSL